Proteins encoded by one window of Candidatus Binatia bacterium:
- a CDS encoding DUF1207 domain-containing protein, with amino-acid sequence MAARVAPAVEEHRAPLRAWRRRLLVCAYAFIICCWLQSGAAAESTEDETFIRGYVAAILQQDFKMAAPAVTVKGRLITIAGDLSDNDRKKLQVILDKNGHGQYRLVVEEISSVEAFPGSSIFLPLLADPRWPHFSAAYHYYIGDKALKHAATVSFGESFSLVRFHLNAHSDVDIGIHAGVFALFDLGSSSFDLLNADYLVGLPIAYRNGKFSALFRPFHQSSHLGDEFLLRHSAPTRVNLSYETLEVLGSYEWPWGFRTYAGAGYIVHYEPHLDPITTQGGIEWVGSEEGRLQLVTQRIAPLSRFKVRPMAAFDVKYHQEGGWAGDFSPRLGVQLSSGTTRNFQLLLEYFHGKSPNGQFYVNNVEYMGIGGHLHF; translated from the coding sequence ATGGCGGCAAGAGTCGCCCCTGCCGTAGAAGAACATAGGGCACCGTTACGGGCGTGGCGTCGACGGTTGCTAGTCTGCGCGTATGCTTTCATCATCTGTTGCTGGCTGCAGTCAGGCGCGGCGGCGGAGAGCACGGAGGACGAGACTTTCATTCGCGGCTACGTAGCGGCGATCCTGCAGCAGGATTTCAAGATGGCCGCGCCCGCGGTGACCGTGAAGGGCCGGTTGATTACGATCGCCGGTGACTTGAGCGACAACGACCGCAAGAAGCTGCAGGTGATTCTCGACAAGAATGGTCACGGTCAGTACCGCTTGGTCGTAGAAGAGATTTCTTCAGTGGAAGCGTTCCCCGGATCCTCTATCTTTTTGCCGCTACTCGCCGATCCCCGTTGGCCGCACTTCTCGGCCGCGTACCACTATTACATCGGCGACAAGGCCTTGAAGCACGCTGCGACCGTCAGCTTCGGAGAGTCCTTCTCGCTCGTGCGATTTCACCTCAATGCGCACTCCGACGTCGATATTGGCATTCACGCCGGTGTCTTCGCGCTTTTCGACCTGGGTTCTTCTTCATTCGATCTCCTCAACGCCGACTATCTCGTCGGCCTGCCCATTGCCTATCGCAATGGAAAGTTCAGTGCCCTGTTCAGGCCCTTTCATCAAAGCTCACATCTGGGAGACGAATTTCTGCTGAGGCACTCCGCCCCGACACGCGTCAATCTGAGCTATGAAACACTGGAGGTTCTCGGCTCCTACGAATGGCCCTGGGGTTTTCGCACTTACGCCGGGGCAGGGTACATCGTCCACTACGAGCCACACCTCGACCCAATAACAACGCAGGGTGGCATCGAGTGGGTGGGTTCAGAGGAGGGTCGCCTGCAGTTGGTCACTCAAAGAATTGCCCCACTTTCGCGCTTCAAGGTGCGCCCGATGGCGGCATTCGACGTGAAGTATCACCAAGAGGGCGGATGGGCTGGCGATTTTTCCCCTCGACTCGGTGTGCAGCTCAGCAGCGGAACCACACGCAACTTTCAGCTCCTGCTGGAGTACTTTCACGGCAAGTCCCCGAACGGACAGTTCTACGTGAACAACGTCGAGTACATGGGCATTGGAGGCCATCTCCACTTCTGA